ACAAGTATATTTATAGAGCAAAATATCACATGGCTTCTACCTAATCAACTAAAGAGCAATGGAGCCATACTTAGAAGATTAGTCTTGCTAGTAAAACTATCATATCTACTTTTGCAGCTAGATTTCAGAAATAAATACAAACAAGATACATAAAGTAAAATCTTGGAACTTGTAGAAAATTTtgagtttgaagcaaaaagtatCAGATGCTTCAACAGGGTCATTACTTTCACAATAGGCTGCAGATTTCGGAGCATGGAACATTCATCATGTAGATCATTCATATCATTTAGCATAGACTGGGGTGCTTGATAATTATCCCTTCTGATTCAGTTAGAATGTTTCATGATTTAGATAATTATACTCTGGTACCAAAGTCTATGAATGAGCCTTTTGGGGGTTTATTAAACCATTTTCGTTCAGTATAGTGTAGGGTCTCTTTATGCTTTATTTAGGTAAAATTATATGTTGGTGACAATCACTTTCCTATTTCATTCAGTTCTTATTTTTCTGCTTCGAAGTTCTAATTTTCAGTTGTATCCGTTGCCTGCTAAAATTTGTCCTTCTAAAGGTACCTTTTACAAGAGACCTGGTGGACAATTGGATGTTGATAAATTTTTCATTGCGCATCTTTGAATGCAGAAGGAGCTCAAGAAAATACTAATGAGGATGCTCCTGAAAACAATCACGCATATACTACTGTCTATGTTGGTAATCTTTCCCATGAGGTAATTGAAATTTGTAGTATTAAGGAATCCATATGACAACGTTTTTGCTTTGTGCTTCGCACATACATTTAAACTTTTCTAATACTTGTATCCCTGAGGGAAATTTGATTTCCGTATCAGTTTTCAGATAAAAGATAAGGTAGTGGCCTCTTATAAGACTCTAGGTTACAATCAGCTCTGTATATTTTCAAATTGCAAACTGTAATTTAAGTATTTTAGAAGAAAACAATTTCAGTAATAAGGGTTCCCCTTGTTATATAGAATTTCTATAATATCTACTGCTGTTGTTTTATGAGATAGTCCTAGTTGGATCAAATGTCTAAACTAGTGAACTATTAGTAGATTCCTATTGGTATAGCTAGTTGCAACATTGAGTCAAGAAACATCCTTGAGAGCTCCTGCGATGGATGCTTTCTTTATTGGGTGCTCCACTTAAATGACCTTGAGTCTGTTTGCAATTTTGGCAGTATGTCATTGCTCACTCTTCAGCAACTTCTCGTTTTGTTCTGATAGAACTCTGTTTTCATGTTGTCTTCATTCTGGAACtatgattaattataattatctaaAGCATTTCAGTGCAAACGCTGATGTGAACTCTCTAATTTTCCTTGACAATTTGGTTTGTGCAACCAGGTAACTCAAGCTGAACTTCACTGTCAATTTCATGCTCTTGGGGCGGGGGTAATTGAAGAGGTTCGTGTTCAGAGAGATAAAGGTTTCGGATTTGTAAGATATAGTACTCATGAAGAAGCAGCCTCTGCCATTCAGATGGCCAACGGGAAAATAATTCGTGGGAAACCCATGAAGGTCAGGTTGATAGAATCACattctttattattatattttcttgtGATCTCTTGGTCAGTTGAACATTATTTGATGTTCTTTATTGCTCTGTGGACAGGAGCCTTTTCAAGGCCATAATAATATAGACTCAttggataaaaaaaatctaaagttTACGTTAATTCTTATTTATATCTAAAACTATTAATTTTGGATAATAAAATCAAACATCATCAATTTGTCATAGTACAACTGAGAGGTCTAAATTGAATTTAGAAAAGTTAGAggtaaattacaatataatttctatagttttatattaataaaacatatagtcctttaatttaaattttatattaaaaatttattttatatttatcatatgtaatattaaatatattatactgaataaatatttattacaaataaatttccattacataaaatatcacatataaatattatatattaaagtatATCGCTGAATATTTATGCTCAACATTATAAATTATGtgcatatttttaatatgtagaaagttatatttcatgtcaataatattaaataaaatgaaatattatatattttagtctaaatttttttatactttaatttttattaccctacaatatatatataaaagtcgGAATGAGAATTTAATAATGAGATTAGCCGAAAAAGacattattgaaataaaaatatgtattgtaaggactattttattagtctaaaaaaaatttaggagctatattataatttaccattaaacattaaaattttgaataaaataggCCTAATATCTAAGATGTGCAGTCCAAAATTACCCCATCTTGCCACTTTTGCAAACCTTTCAGTTTAGCTGGCATGCCATTAACTTTGATCCTATGGTGGTAGCCACCAGGTTTGCATGCCCGTCCCATCTTGAAAGACAAACTTTTTCATTTCCTGTTACCCAGAGGCTGACCGTTAACCTTCCAGTGCCTGCTTTGGTATTGTGGAAATTTTCAGTTTGGTTTCTTATAGTATGATATTGCAATTATGGAAAATTCGATGCGCCTTTTGGTTTTGATTTGCTAATGCATTTTGTACAGTGTTCATGGGGTAGTAAGCCAACACCCCCTGGGACAGCTTCAAATCCTTTACCGCCTCCGACTCAACCTTATCAAATGCTTCCATCTGGAATTAACCAAGGCTATTCTGCGACTGATTTGTTGGTCTACCAGCGTCAACTTGCCCTGAGCCAAGCTACTGCATCGGGCTTATCTGGTCAAGCTCTAGTACAGCTGACTGGACAACATGGTCTTGCTGCTTCTATGGGTTTGAACTCTGGTGGGTCCCATGGCCTGTATGATGGATATCCTAACAGTTCTTCGGCTCAACAGCTCATGTATTATCGTTGATGATCAGCCATTATGACCTAAACTTTTATTGACCGAGTACTTTCCCTCGTGTTGGGACTTCATTTTTTTGTTCCTGTTATGATTTCGAAGTATGGGAATGTGAATTCGTTCATCGCAGTCAAGTGTGGTGTGGTTATGTTTTATGATACCATAGGTGATGACCGATGAGCATTTGTTGGGTTATCCTTCTTCTTTGGTTAAATGAGGCTCGCTTTATTTCATTGTTTATGTCTTGCATAGAGACTAGTAACAAAGGTTGGGGAAGCATGATATTTGACAAACTGAAACGTTGCGCGAAGGGTACAAGGAGAAATGCTGAAGCCAATTATGAACTGTCAACTATATGCACGTCCTCTCCTAGACTTATTCAACTTGTTTGGAGATATGGTGAATTCCAAAAATGACATGTCAAACCTCATTGGAATGCTAAATTGAAGTAAGCCTCATTCCCAGAATAATGTAATGAaacaaattaaagattttaattaatatagtattgtaatttcttatttataaaattaaataagttgaATAGAAATTTAGAAAAGTTATAATgagaatatataatttattatgattAATTAAACTGGATATGattaaattgtataaaatacTAAAGTTAtgtaaatttttctaaattttatcacATGGCATTTTCCACATAATGAGTTTGCTTTTAGCTTTAAATTTCACATAtaataagtttttaattcttttttatttttatttttaagtatcattattatcattcatattatttgttatattttttagtaattGGTTGTCGAACTCAAGGTGTTTTTGGTCAAATTTTTATTGCCAAAGAAGTCACTGTGCTGCAAGTTCCCAAGGCTAACCACATGCTGCATATTTAATACCAACCAACAAGGCTAACCACATGCTGCATATTTAATACCAACCAACAAAGCAAAAAGAGCACAGGATACAAGCATCATCACAAAACTAGATGCATCGTGCATCACATCATCAGCACAAAATCTTTCAGCGCTTTACTCCCTCGGTTTTCAAGCAGAAAATAACAACAAACTTCCTTTCAAATCTTCCAATtctaattaatagaaaaattactgTGATAGAAATAATAGCTTTTACATAATGGCATTTCAACACCCCAACAGTAGCAGTAAAGGACTTGAAGCTGCAAAAAGATCAAAACTAGTTAAAGCTACAGCAGGCATCCCATCCCAAATTAGCTACTGAACTTACTCCAATCCATCCCACTTGCATTATTTTCCCACATTAGTTTCAATTTAACTGCAAGGTTAATCTTCCTCATAATATTTTCAGCATCTGCATTTTTTTGTTGGAAAATCAATAGACTCCTCTCCTTCCATATATGGTAGATAGTTGGTGTCAACGCTACCCTTCTTATCGAGGCAACCAAAGCTTTACCCGTTGCCTTTTTGGTAAACCAACTAATCTTCCTTTATCCTTCTTATCGTGTCAAACTCAAGGTACGTTTTgtgattaaatttattatttaaaattactttatcattattcttataaaaattaatattatatatatgcacaacacgattaacttaattttttagtttaaaataacataaaagtttataaatttaaaatttttaccattaaaaatactaaaattatttttattagtaaaaaataatagtatattagaTGATGGCTCATTTAACCCTTAAATAATAGTACAGagacttaattaatttaaaatttttgaattgaGTTTATTTGGTTTTAAATGGGTTTAATTGAATTTGTATCTACTTATACGAACCGAtctatcatatattaaaataaattaaaaatatataatgaattttttcataaaaaaataaataaaatatacttCAATATCTCTTAACTCCATTACGTATAAGtttatctaaaaaatttttaaatttataaaattattaaaataactaaattataatttagctcattagtttatatttttttagtcattgaaattttaaaaaccaACAAATTAGTCTATATGCAACTTGATTCCTTTATTCCATTCCCAATTTACTCTCTATATGCAATTTCATACATTTCAACaatttattctttataatttaaaatacataTAATAAGTTAGTCCTTAAAAATAATACAACAATGGTGATTGAACTGTAATTTTTCCTTATAAGAACTTAAtttgtgcttttttttttaaagaaaaagtttaaggaCTAAATAGATGGTTTTTAACCAGAAATAAATTATCACCAGTACATTTTCTGGTATTTTTACAACATTTATAGAATTATTgttttaatactattaaaataacaCTTTAGCAgcgttaaatttatttaaaaaattattattttattatatataaaaacatattttaataaaatatttattatatgtctataatttaattataaatttagtcGCGCTTTTTAttctatataaataaaataattaaatcgtTATCTTATATTTATTAGCGGAAGCGAACTGaagttttttttgaaattataaagagattgaaaattaaaagaataaaatttaagagCTTTCAAATTTTACTCTAATATACTTATTATCTGTTAAACTTGTGCTCTAATCTATAATAACAGAATATAATCCAGAAGTTAAACAAAGTTTgtccaaaatatatatatataattttactaCACAAAAGAACCATGTTATAAATACATGAACATATTTATAGAGAAGATAGTTTATGACATAGTCATTCGAACACTATGCACTTTAGAAGAATTAAAAGAATGGATTTAcaatcctaagattaagcaattcaataataaataaagtgGTTTAATTCATTTCcagtaaataatttattaattattaagagataaatatttaattattttacaaaaaGTTTTTAACTTAAAGTTTGAAGAGCAAATTTTTTAGACCCGCCATACATACTATTTTTAGATTTCAATTAagaatccataaaaaaaaaaaactttgataCCTGATTGCAAAATTACATATAGAATAGCAGAACATTTTATATGAGTTAGTATAATACCCATGTACACAATGAAATTCTAGTGTGAGGTGACCCAactaatcaaatattttaatattcttttaaaatgtcttaaaattacattaatttcaattaaacaAAAACTgaataattgaaattatatattaataaattgtcACTTTGTATAAAAATTCAAGTTTACATTGAAAGCTTAATTATAGCATATATTAAAAGTAATAGATTATTATTGATTGGAGCCTACCTATTTTCTAATATTGGTGAAGACAAGAAAAAAGAATTTTGGCAATTCAAAACCTTGGCTAATTTATAACAGAAAATCACAATTAAGAGAATACAAAATTTAAACATGGTGTCCATGCTGATCAGTAACCCTTGGGACCTCTTCTTGATTCTCTGTACATTGCACATAGAGCTTATTCATGCATGACATCATTTTCTCCCCCCCCTTCCCCTTTTAGCTGGCCATTCATATCTGTGATTCAACAATATTTGAAAGATTTCTTGAGCTTACATCAGATAAAACTGCATCGCTCTGCCAAAAAAACAACAACCAGCCAATAAGCCGTTAGTAGGTAAATCAAAAATGAAACACTACTAATTAATTGCTTTAGCATTTTGGACTTACTAGCTGTACAGAAACTTGGCTAGTGTTGGTGGAATGGCCAGGACTGTGAGTGGGCAATTCTAGATGCATGTTTTCCTCTGCAAGTTCTCTCAACCTATTGAGTTCTGGCAATATAACCTTGGCAAGGTCTGGTCTATCTTTCCGTCTTAGCTCTGCGCACTTGAGTGCTAGTCTTGCAAAGCACTTGGCCTCTTCAATTGGCCAATCGGGGACTGCAGGATCTACCATCTGAGCAAAAGTATCTTTTCCAAGCGAACGTTCTACATGATGAGACAATCCCATCGGGGGTTTCGCAGTTAATATCTGTAGAAACATGATCCCTAGAGAGTATATATCTGACTTTATACACAGCATGCCTGTTTGCTGATATTCAGGATCGATATAGCAGAAAGTCCCCGCGGTGGAAGTCATGCGATATTGGGTTACGTTGTCAGCCACCTTTGGTGGCACTAGCCTCGCCAACCCAACATCACTAATCTTGCTCACAAAGTTCCGGTCAAGCAAGATGTTGGCAGGTTTCAGATCGCGATGCACTAGTGGTTCTGGTTTTGCTTGATGCAGGAACAATAATCCAGTTCCTATTTCAGCTGCTATTCGGAACCTCATCTGCCAGGAAAGCGCTGGAGTATTTCCTCGTCGAAAGAGCCGATCCTCTAAGCTACCGTTGGCCATGTACTCATACACTAAGCATCCATATTCTGGACAGGCTCCCAGGAGAAGAACCATATTAGGGTGTCTAATGCAACTAAGCACCTCAACCTGCAAATGATCATGATCTCAAGGTCAAATATGTACAAGAACCTCATGCACATGTAGCTTCCAGACAACATACCTCTTGTTGAAATTGCGACCTTCCTTGAGCTGCATCTGGACGTAAAACCTTAATTGCCACAGGTGTATGGTCTAGATAACACTTGTATACAGGTCCATAACCTCCCTCCCCAATCTTGCGAGTTC
The genomic region above belongs to Manihot esculenta cultivar AM560-2 chromosome 3, M.esculenta_v8, whole genome shotgun sequence and contains:
- the LOC110611873 gene encoding RNA-binding protein 208 isoform X4 — protein: MPQCSSYGFVDYHDRSSAALAIMTLHGRQLYGQALKVNWAYANSQREDTSGHFHIFVGDLSPEVTDATLFACFSVYDSCSDARVMWDHKNGRTKGYGFVSFRNQQDAQSAINDLTGKWLGNRQIRCNWATKGSGSSEDKQISDNQNAVVLTIGSSEGAQENTNEDAPENNHAYTTVYVGNLSHEVTQAELHCQFHALGAGVIEEVRVQRDKGFGFVRYSTHEEAASAIQMANGKIIRGKPMKCSWGSKPTPPGTASNPLPPPTQPYQMLPSGINQGYSATDLLVYQRQLALSQATASGLSGQALVQLTGQHGLAASMGLNSGGSHGLYDGYPNSSSAQQLMYYR